The sequence tgaactgcaataaaactgctcacactaattagtttcagctgtagccagctagcaaagtcgacaacattgtatgtcccatgcagacagtttgtctggggaagttgaaataaaaaaagatttgtacatggaccagtgcatggtattATGACAccgtatcttaatcttgaacacagggtgccaatcgtaaactctcatttacaactcgagcctcagacagagccagttttgcctttgtacaagcagactttttggtctttatcaagtagccttgttcaacaccaaagtggccacggctacagctgaaactaattagtacAAGCAGTTTATTGCAGTTcgctgcagtggcttcgcgctctattactgtaaATGGTTGTAACTGTGTCTCGTTCTACGAGGATAAGTGGTAGCTGAATTATTTTTGCCAACTGAACGAGTGACAGAAATCGGAGTTCCTAAAATTGGTGACCGAGACTACATTGTAATAAGaatcaatgaaatataaaaaattgcgAAACTCTTGCATTTTTAGCAAGTTTCTGAAATCCTAACATATATTTCTTCCGCTTTGCGTTGTGTAATGACTAGTATCCGTACAAAATATACATAACAACTAAAATGCGTTTCACTAGAAAAAAATGTCCGAcgaaatcaaagaaaaataacacATTAAAGaaaggcagtcgtcggaactgcgcgtgtgcgactttcttgatTACAATGTAtttatgcatgatatctagatgcatcacttcaacatagctgcaacatataaattttacaacattcattgttaacaaacatgtttcaacttttaatcaatcgccaacgtaccctagatacagtatttacatcggtcgtagggtccctggcaacctttaaTCAGGGTTCCGATGACCACCTCCCTTTAATTCATACACCCTTGACAACGGATAACATATTCGTAACATGAAATATACACTAGCCAGTTTTCCCTGGCGCGCCTTCACCTTGAAAGCTATAACAGTCAGAAATTCAATCTACATTTCATAGAATGAAAGGGATTGGACGATTTATTGAAGGTGTTTCCTTGGTAACTGGTGTCCATGGTGCTGAGATAACAAATAttgtaaacacatttttttctcattggtAAAGGTATCGAATCATCATGTCACAACATAAGTGACAGCAATACAGTTTAGTCTAAGACTTCTTTACAGACATCcaatcaaatatcaaaaaattgagtgctcttgacataaaaaagtaaaaaaaggcTCAAGCTTTTGTTTGGTTTGTTAAAACAAAAGTTTCGCGGAGGTCATTGGGTTTTGATTTGCTCGCATTTCAATTAGTGTCCCTGTTGCAGTTCAATAGTGTTAATTCATGGCAGCGGATCCCAGGTGATGGCGCCCTCCTGTCGGTCGACAGGGAAACCGCTTTTAcaacaaagcaatgttgacGATGATTGTTGCAACGACGCCGAGCACACCAATGGTGTGGATTGCAATTATTGCAGTAGCGACGGCCGATCCCTGTCGGAAGAATCGAGAAAAAAACAGATTATACACATGTTTCGAAAAGTGACTTTGACATATATTTCCAACCTCGATCTTCCCAAGTTCGTGTGATTCCATGACGTCAAGTTGGTTAAAGTAGGATATAGGTccaatatgttgcatttttaacaaaaacttgaatatttgcAGGACCCTGAATATCTGTATACTTTGAACATGTTTTTTATACCTGCTATAATATAATCATTTCAAgcctgtaaaaatacagatagaTTTTGGCTCATTGCCGCTTTTAACTGACTTGGAagatgggaaagtgatactgttTTGGCAGGATTGGGGTTAAATCACATAATAGTTTAGTCCTCATGCCATTGCATTCCTGTAATTTTTGTACTTCAAACTTAGACAATATACCATGCGATCACACAAACCTTCCCGTActgttgtatttttaaaatgtccTTTTAAAATTGTCTTGGCGAATTACAAAAGATTTCTATCCAAACTACCACTGTTTGATGTTATGGCTTTATTGGAAGATCAAAGCAGGTATCAATGAGATTTTTTCGTATACTCGGTAGAGCACGTACGTCGTTAAATTACACATTATTTGGTTTGTCAACAAATTCTATGGAGGAACATCAAGCATCCTTGATAGGTGAAGTTACAAAGTCAATTACATTCACTGTTAGTGCACATAGTGGAGATATCTGGCTGTTCTTCACACAGTTACTTTGAATTGGAGCATACACTCAGATGTTTAACAAATGACTATTTTGTGAGAGAGGGAAGGAGACGTGCTGCGTTAGCGAAAGAAGTGATATCAGCACAAGGGGTACTTAGTAGTCAAAGTGCATTGCATGCAAATTCCTGGCTCGCTATTGCACCGCCATACTCGATCTACTGATCACCTGTTTCCATCAAGGTCATACGATGCACCCAAGTTCATTGACATTCTCAAGAAGCATGGTGTACTTACAGGAGGAGTTGTCTTTCCGTCACTCGATGACATACGTAAATCGCCATTCTTTCCCATTTCGTACTGCTCCGTCTTCCTACGTTCAACTGGAAAGAAACGCCAAAAAATCTTCCATTTAACAAAATGCTTATAATTATTTGTTACATAGAGTCAAAGATTGGATATGTATTAAATGATGACGTGATTTATTCTAGTACTGTGCTGACTATCAAAAAACTGTAAGAGCTAtaataatctctctctctctctctctctctctctctctctctctctctcatcaacGTGTCCCGTcccttcctctctctctctctctctctctctctctctctctctctctctctctctctctctctctctctctctcgttctcTCATCAACGTGTCCCGTCCCTTCCTGCGTTAACCTTGGTCTCCAAACCATACCGTACTTGCTCCGCACCCCTCCTCTTTGTCTCGCTCACCTCCGTTTTTGGCGATTCCTATGACAAGTTTCAAGAGTATGTCTACGACAACGTGAAACAGGACATATCCAACCATGACCCAGAATACGTAGTCTGGAAGATCCAACATCTCCAGGTCGATTCCGATGAATACCCAGGCAACTGGAAAAAAAGATGAAGTGTGCCAACATTGTCAAACACGAAGAAAAACCAAAGCGCGCAGTGTGAGCACTatactgaaagatccgtcgctcgagaaTGTAagaggggagcgtagagagcgcgcTCGAGCGagggatctttcagtctatgtgAGCACTACCTCGAATATCTGATCAGGCTAACGGGACTTCCTTTGCAGGGGGACCAGTTCCAATCACAAAGTTTAAAATCGAGGACAGAGAGTCTGACATTGAATGTCTGTTCACACACAGAACATAACATGTAACTATGGTCCTTTAAACACAAGACTTACACTAGATCGGTTCAGAATGATGTAAGGTTTTGTAGACCATACAATGGATAGTTTGACTGACTCGCACAAGGTattgtatttaaaattaaattttggctAAACTTGTGTGGAATCTTGACTTGTCGGTCGGTGTCAAGTCTATTTGTACGTTATTTATTGGCTTCAAGTTCTTCCAAAGCTTGGTAGGtattcatgatacatatttaaaaataagtacttacttgccaatatgTGTGCTGAAGTGCCAACTCCCCAGTGAGCCCAATTGAAATATGGACGCCTGTGAGCGAGAAAAACATAAACTGCATGGGTAAACGTTTTGACAAAAGCAAACATTGTACGCCAGGAACAGCGTAAGGTTTTGAGAGAAATCTGTAGTTTCATTCCTtagagaaattccaaaataaaactGTCCAGGAGCCTTTGCGATTTGTGATGTGATTCTGCTGTGGTCTAAGCAATTTGAGGGACCTTTAAAACTCTCACCTTTTGGTTCCCGGATGTGGTCTCAGAAGCGCCATGAAGGGGTTTATTACTCCGAGTGCAGTTGCCGAGATACCGCAAGCAGCGTGTATAAAGATTGGCTGTTACGGAAAGGAAAGTAATGGATATTACGAAAGAGGTTTTATTACCAAtattttaaggtagtgtgcTCCTCGACAATGAAAGACttcaatttttgctcaaacttttctcatgtgaaactttcaaccactctcctATCAAGTCTGaaatcagaggtcaccatgcaaactttgatacaacagaaaaaaattacctaacAGAAAAACttactgtgaaaatttttcttactccaggaactttaaaatgaaccccaccagtggtagatcagaaaagaattgtaagaatttgaaagtccgaatatctgtccctgaggggCATTCTAGCTTAATATTTTGGTGAAAGAAGGCAACAGGAGAGGATCAGCCCTGAACCAAAACTTTGCCTAAAGTACTAAATGCAATCGTCGGTTGATTATGTGCACCTAGTAAAGTCGttcaaaactatcaaaagtAAGACGTAAGAAAGGTAtaattcatttatttctttCTATACTGTATAATGTGTGGCTGTGACGTCAAATCTAGCAATTAATTCGTGCACCTGCTCGGAAATGGCGCCACACCAGTACCACTGCACGATGTACCGAGCGCCATCTTGCGGCGAACTTTACACATTGATAGTACTGAATGAAGTACTTTACCTGGTCCATGTACCGATACGGGACAAACCTTTCACGTGGACGAATATGACAACGAATCCACGACGAAACAAAGGAAGTTGAACATCATGAGTGAACGATGCAACTGAAAGTGCAAGACAGAAACTTTCTT comes from Ptychodera flava strain L36383 chromosome 8, AS_Pfla_20210202, whole genome shotgun sequence and encodes:
- the LOC139139526 gene encoding putative ferric-chelate reductase 1; this translates as MALLRPHPGTKRRPYFNWAHWGVGTSAHILAIAWVFIGIDLEMLDLPDYVFWVMVGYVLFHVVVDILLKLVIGIAKNGVERRKTEQYEMGKNGDLRMSSSDGKTTPPGSAVATAIIAIHTIGVLGVVATIIVNIALL